In the genome of Fusarium fujikuroi IMI 58289 draft genome, chromosome FFUJ_chr02, one region contains:
- a CDS encoding related to reductases has protein sequence MSPYPDLFANPEGPGDGRPTAMQIISDEGVEGKLKGQVFVITGTSSGLGIETARTIAATGATLYLTARDLNKAKSALEGIFDPSRMELFQMDQDSFASVRKAAAAILQKTSKIHCLINNAGIMAIPELHFTADGHELQFGTNHLSHFLFFMMLKPALLNAASPELPSRVVCLSSSGHNLHGLNDSDNYSFQQGGYDPRVAYAQSKTANIYMANEIERRYGTQHLHAYSVHPGLISTGLSRHMPPNSFSSMAFVKPMMKSPPQGAATTVWAAVGQEVLKNYGGKYLVDCDVAKPGTGDEHKFVANTYADWAYDTEKAERLWKDSLKIVGLEEEEQ, from the coding sequence ATGTCTCCCTACCCTGATCTTTTTGCCAACCCGGAAGGGCCTGGTGATGGTCGCCCTACCGCCATGCAAATAATCAGTGACGAGGGCGTCGAGGGCAAGCTCAAGGGCCAGGTTTTCGTCATCACTGGTACCTCTTCAGGCCTCGGCATAGAAACGGCACGCACTATCGCCGCCACTGGCGCTACTCTATATTTAACGGCCCGGGATCTTAATAAGGCGAAATCTGCCCTTGAGGGCATCTTTGACCCTTCTCGCATGGAGCTCTTCCAAATGGATCAAGATTCCTTTGCCTCTGTTCGtaaagcagcagcagctatCCTGCAGAAGACCTCCAAGATTCATTGTCTTATCAACAATGCTGGAATTATGGCTATCCCGGAGCTTCACTTTACTGCTGATGGCCATGAGCTTCAGTTTGGCACAAACCATCTCTCtcacttcctcttctttATGATGCTCAAACCGGCTCTACTTAATGCTGCCTCTCCTGAACTGCCTTCTCGAGTTGTTTGCCTATCCTCCTCTGGCCACAACCTCCATGGCCTCAATGATAGCGATAACTACTCCTTCCAGCAAGGCGGATATGATCCTAGAGTTGCATATGCCCAGTCCAAGACAGCCAATATCTATATGGCGAATGAAATTGAGCGGCGGTATGGTACACAGCACCTACACGCATACAGTGTTCATCCAGGTCTCATCTCCACTGGTCTGAGCAGGCATATGCCCCCTAACTCGTTTTCCTCCATGGCTTTTGTTAAACCCATGATGAAAAGTCCTCCCCAAGGTGCCGCAACTACCGTTTGGGCGGCGGTGGGTCAGGAGGTGCTGAAGAACTACGGTGGCAAGTATCTCGTCGACTGCGATGTGGCTAAACCGGGAACTGGTGACGAGCATAAGTTTGTCGCAAATACTTATGCCGACTGGGCGTATGATACTGAGAAAGCGGAAAGACTCTGGAAGGACTCGCTTAAGATTGTTGGgttggaggaggaagagcagtAG
- a CDS encoding related to flavin-containing monooxygenase, giving the protein MHSTTEAPKKSNNILELLPGSLPKAKIPPNVDLEAAVSQVLELFPRLQKHHFTPDALWRDTYALTGTIRTFYFDSSVASTWASLSDSHGLLDATLVAGSVKVIKPEAGVEWIDCSFTFKTLTPATECSGILSLVPSDDGQWRIWVLRTFLEQLSGHGNVDKLDPANGGAEKNGNSGTMENHHYHFGAVVIGGGQSGLSVGGRLKALGVSYVILEKNVQAGDAWKLRYESARLHTIREYSHLPFERTFGPEYDEYLSKDELAKGHKQWAEKYRINIWLSTTAVSGSWDEATRVYTLDVVKNGQPLQITTRHVVFATGANSQTPAWPNIADKEAFKGILMHSVDYKDAKAWTGKSGIVVGAANTVSNLLTTQIAHDVADDMWQAGMQVTMVQRSRIFVLPVEFIKERYNLMYNSNIPTETSDRGMFSLPISIARILSSKVFHAMARAQPERYEALERAGFKVDPFGDIQDAINVRLGGHYIDVGTSAKIGKNLIKVKSDAHAVRYTESGLIFSDGVEIKADIIVIATGFVGNLRQHAKMIFGPVVARRAGDCFGLNTEGEVLGAFKPTKQPGMWYMGGALGHARYFSHYIALSIKADDMGQPLPVYEDGVFKLDGLNARVFENGDRGNNVTHL; this is encoded by the exons ATGCATTCAACAACTGAAGCCCCCAAGAAAAGCAATAACATCTTAGAGCTCCTCCCTGGGAGCCTTCCTAAGGCTAAGATACCTCCTAATGTTGACTTAGAAGCAGCTGTAAGTCAAGTACTTGAATTGTTTCCACGGCTGCAGAAGCATCACTTTACCCCAGATGCACTCTGGCGTGATACTTATGCGTTGACTGGTACTATCCGCACCTTCTACTTTGACAGCTCAGTAGCATCAACATGGGCATCTCTCAGCGACAGCCACGGGCTATTAGATGCAACTCTCGTGGCAGGTTCTGTCAAGGTGATAAAGCCTGAAGCCGGCGTAGAGTGGATTGATTGCAGTTTTACCTTCAAGACATTGACCCCAGCAACCGAGTGCTCTGGCATACTGTCTCTCGTCCCATCTGATGATGGTCAGTGGAGGATTTGGGTGCTGAGGACCTTCCTTGAGCAACTGAGTGGTCATGGCAATGTAGATAAGCTAGACCCTGCCAATGGCGGTGCTGAGAAGAATGGTAACTCCGGTACAATGGAGAACCATCATTATCATTTCGGGGCTGTGGTCATCGGCGGTGGACAAAGTGGTCTCAGTGTCGGTGGGAGACTAAAAGCCCTTGGAGTCTCATATGTTATCCTTGAGAAGAACGTGCAGGCCGGAGATGCCTGGAAGTTGAGATACGAATCAGCGCGGC TACACACTATTCGAGAGTATT CCCACTTGCCTTTCGAACGAACCTTTGGACCCGAGTATGACGAGTACCTTAGCAAGGATGAGCTGGCTAAGGGCCACAAACAGTGGGCAGAGAAATACCGCATA AATATCTGGCTCTCAACAACCGCGGTATCTGGCTCCTGGGATGAAGCAACCAGAGTCTATACACTGGATGTCGTCAAGAACGGGCAACCCCTTCAAATCACTACCCGACATGTCGTGTTCGCGACAGGCGCAAACTCGCAAACTCCCGCTTGGCCAAACATAGCGGACAAG GAGGCTTTCAAGGGAATTCTGATGCACTCTGTCGATTACAAAGACGCGAAAGCCTGGACTGGAAAGTCTGGAATCGTAGTCGGTGCTGCAAACACAG TGAGCAATCTTCTAACTACTCAAATAGCACACGATGTTGCCGATGACATGTGGCAAGCAGGTATGCAAGTGACCATGGTTCAGAGGAGCCGTATTT TTGTGCTTCCGGTCGAGTTCATCAAAGAGCGTTATAACT TGATGTATAACAGCAACATCCCTACAGAGACCAGCGACCGAGGCATGTTTAGCCTCCCCATATCAATTGCTCGTATACTCTCGTCAAAAGTATTCCACGCCATGGCCCGAGCACAGCCTGAAAGATACGAAGCTTTAGAACGGGCTGGTTTTAAGGTTGATCCGTTCGGGGACATCCAAGATGCTATTAATGTTCGCCTAGGTGGACACTACATTGATGTCGGAACATCGGCTAAAATTGGAAAAAATCTG ATTAAAGTCAAATCGGATGCCCATGCTGTAAGATATACAGAGAGCGGGCTTATATTTTCTGATGGAGTCGAAATTAAAGCcgatattatagtaattgCAACTGGTTTTGTTGGCAACCTCCGCCAGCATGCTAAGATGATATTCGGCCCAGTAGTTGCCAGGAGAGCTGGAGACTGTTTCGGTTTGAACACTGAAGGGGAGGTTCTTGGAGCCTTTAAGCCCACAAAGC AGCCAGGAATGTGGTATATGGGTGGTGCTCTTGGACATGCGAGATACTTTTCTCACTATATTGCCTTGAGCATTAAAGCTGATGATATGGGTCAGCCCCTTCCTGTATATGAAGATGGTGTATTTAAACTAGATGGGTTAAATGCACGAGTGTTTGAGAATGGGGATAGAGGAAACAATGTAACACACCTGTAG